The window AAAAAATATATTACTTAATAAATTAAAGATTTTTATTTTTTAAAATTTTATAAAAAGATTAGCTCTGGTTTATTTCTTTTGATATAATATTATTATCTAATAATATAAGTTAAATATATTTAATATTTTATAAACTGGCTAAAGCGATTATTTTGAATTTAAATATTATTTGGGAAGATTTTTTAAAAATTATTAACGAAGAAGAAGGTAGCAGGATTGTAGAGACCTGGTTTAAGGCTGTTACTCTCTCAAGTTGGGATATAGCAACTAAGACTATATTTCTAAAAGCTCCTAATTCCTTTGTTAGAGAGTGGATAACATTAAATTACTTAAATTTATTAAAGAAGCATTTAAGTAGATTATTTAATGAAAGAGATATTAATATTATTTTAACTGATCAAAGTAAAGCCGAAATTTCAGTTCCGTTAGTTAAATCAGTAGATTTAACTTCGAATGTTAATTCCAATTTTACGGCACAAAATAGTATTAAAAAAAATTCTTTAGTAAATTCAAAAAAATCTGCTGGTAATATTAATTTAGATTATACTTTTGAGACTTTCGTTTCAGGACCTAATAATTTATTGGCTTACTCAGCATCTAAGGCGGTTGCAGATAAACCTGGAATTCTTTATAACCCTTTATTTATATATGGTGATTCTGGATTAGGTAAAACCCATTTATTGCATGCAATTGCTAATCATATTAAGAATAAAAATGGTAAGCTGTCAGTACTTTATCAATCAGCTGATAGATTTGTTAATGAATTTATAAATGCAATTAGATTCGATAAAATTAATTTGTTTGAGAATAAGTATAAAAATATAGATGTACTATTAATTGATGATATACAGTTTATTTCAAATAAAGAACAAACCCAAGAAGCATTTTTCTATATATTTAATGCTCTTTATGAATCTAAAAAGCAGATAGTGTTTTCAAGTGATTCTTTACCTCATGATATTGCCGGTCTTGCTGAAAGGCTGCGATCTCGTCTTGATTGTGGGTTGCTTGCTGATATACAAAAGCCTTCTCTTGAGATTAAAATAGCTATTTTAAAAAA of the Candidatus Babela massiliensis genome contains:
- the dnaA gene encoding chromosomal replication initiator protein DnaA, coding for MNLNIIWEDFLKIINEEEGSRIVETWFKAVTLSSWDIATKTIFLKAPNSFVREWITLNYLNLLKKHLSRLFNERDINIILTDQSKAEISVPLVKSVDLTSNVNSNFTAQNSIKKNSLVNSKKSAGNINLDYTFETFVSGPNNLLAYSASKAVADKPGILYNPLFIYGDSGLGKTHLLHAIANHIKNKNGKLSVLYQSADRFVNEFINAIRFDKINLFENKYKNIDVLLIDDIQFISNKEQTQEAFFYIFNALYESKKQIVFSSDSLPHDIAGLAERLRSRLDCGLLADIQKPSLEIKIAILKKKAELHQVILSDEVANFIASKSSSNVRELEGLLIRLLAFSSLMHQSISLEVAQKLLSRNIKDESSKKKILEMHFIAKFVIKHYGVTLSQLRSAKRVKSISLARHISMYLMKKYCDNSLLDIGIFFNRKDHSTVIHAIEKIEQLKLSDQIFNQEIQNLENKILNN